One Globicephala melas chromosome 4, mGloMel1.2, whole genome shotgun sequence genomic window carries:
- the EIF4A2 gene encoding eukaryotic initiation factor 4A-II isoform X2 — protein MSGSSADYNREHGGPEGMEPDGVIESNWNEIVDNFDDMNLKESLLRGIYAYGFEKPSAIQQRAIIPCIKGYDVIAQAQSGTGKTATFAISILQQLEIEFKETQALVLAPTRELAQQIQKVILALGDYMGATCHACIGGTNVRNEMQKLQAEAPHIVVGTPGRVFDMLNRRYLSPKWIKMFVLDEADEMLSRGFKDQIYEIFQKLNTSIQVVLLSATMPTDVLEVTKKFMRDPIRILVKKEELTLEGIKQFYINVEREEWKLDTLCDLYETLTITQAVIFLNTRRKVDWLTEKMHARDFTVSALHGDMDQKERDVIMREFRSGSSRVLITTDLLARGIDVQQVSLVINYDLPTNRENYIHRIGRGGRFGRKGVAINFVTEEDKRILRDIETFYNTTVEEMPMNVADLI, from the exons ATGTCTGGTAGCTCCGCGGATTATAACAG AGAACATGGCGGCCCCGAGGGAATGGAGCCCGATGGTGTCATCGAG agtAACTGGAATGAGATTGTTGATAACTTTGATGATATGAATTTAAAGGAGTCTCTTCTTCGAGGCATCTATGCTTATGGTTTTGAGAAGCCATCAGCTATTCAGCAGAGAGCTATTATCCCGTGTATTAAAG GGTATGATGTGATTGCTCAAGCTCAGTCAGGTACTGGCAAGACAGCCACATTTGCTATTTCCATCCTGCAACAGTTGGAGATTGAGTTCAAGGAGACCCAAGCACTAGTATTGGCCCCCACCAGAGAACTGGCTCAACAG ATCCAAAAGGTAATTCTGGCACTTGGAGACTATATGGGAGCAACTTGTCATGCCTGCATTGGTGGAACCAATGTTCgaaatgaaatgcaaaaactTCAGGCTGAAGCACCACATATTGTTGTTGGTACACCAGGGCGAGTGTTTGATATGTTAAACAGAAGATACCTTT CTCCAAAATGGATCAAAATGTTTGTTTTGGATGAAGCAGATGAAATGCTGAGCCGAGGGTTTAAGGATCAAATCTATGAGattttccaaaaattaaatacaagtatTCAG gtggtgtTGCTTTCTGCCACAATGCCAACGGATGTGTTGGAAGTGACCAAAAAATTCATGAGAGATCCCATTCGAATTCTGGTGAAAAAGGAAGAATTGACCCTTGAAGGAATTAAACAGTTTTATATTAATGTTGAAAGAGAG GAATGGAAGTTGGATACACTTTGTGACTTGTATGAGACACTGACGATTACACAGGCTGTTATTTTTCTCAATACAAGGCGTAAGGTGGACTGGCTCACTGAGAAAATGCATGCCAGGGATTTCACAGTTTCTGCTCTG CATGGTGACATGGACCAGAAGGAAAGAGATGTTATCATGAGGGAATTCCGATCAGGGTCAAGCCGTGTTCTGATCACTACTGACTTGTTG GCTCGTGGGATTGATGTGCAACAAGTGTCATTGGTTATAAACTATGATCTACCTACCAATCGTGAAAACTATATTCACAG AATTGGCAGAGGGGGTCGATTTGGGAGGAAAGGTGTGGCTATAAACTTTGTTACTGAAGAAGACAAGAGGATTCTTCGTGACATTGAGACTTTCTACAATACTACAGTGGAGGAAATGCCAATGAATGTGGCTGACCTTATTTAA
- the EIF4A2 gene encoding eukaryotic initiation factor 4A-II isoform X1: MSGSSADYNSREHGGPEGMEPDGVIESNWNEIVDNFDDMNLKESLLRGIYAYGFEKPSAIQQRAIIPCIKGYDVIAQAQSGTGKTATFAISILQQLEIEFKETQALVLAPTRELAQQIQKVILALGDYMGATCHACIGGTNVRNEMQKLQAEAPHIVVGTPGRVFDMLNRRYLSPKWIKMFVLDEADEMLSRGFKDQIYEIFQKLNTSIQVVLLSATMPTDVLEVTKKFMRDPIRILVKKEELTLEGIKQFYINVEREEWKLDTLCDLYETLTITQAVIFLNTRRKVDWLTEKMHARDFTVSALHGDMDQKERDVIMREFRSGSSRVLITTDLLARGIDVQQVSLVINYDLPTNRENYIHRIGRGGRFGRKGVAINFVTEEDKRILRDIETFYNTTVEEMPMNVADLI; the protein is encoded by the exons ATGTCTGGTAGCTCCGCGGATTATAACAG CAGAGAACATGGCGGCCCCGAGGGAATGGAGCCCGATGGTGTCATCGAG agtAACTGGAATGAGATTGTTGATAACTTTGATGATATGAATTTAAAGGAGTCTCTTCTTCGAGGCATCTATGCTTATGGTTTTGAGAAGCCATCAGCTATTCAGCAGAGAGCTATTATCCCGTGTATTAAAG GGTATGATGTGATTGCTCAAGCTCAGTCAGGTACTGGCAAGACAGCCACATTTGCTATTTCCATCCTGCAACAGTTGGAGATTGAGTTCAAGGAGACCCAAGCACTAGTATTGGCCCCCACCAGAGAACTGGCTCAACAG ATCCAAAAGGTAATTCTGGCACTTGGAGACTATATGGGAGCAACTTGTCATGCCTGCATTGGTGGAACCAATGTTCgaaatgaaatgcaaaaactTCAGGCTGAAGCACCACATATTGTTGTTGGTACACCAGGGCGAGTGTTTGATATGTTAAACAGAAGATACCTTT CTCCAAAATGGATCAAAATGTTTGTTTTGGATGAAGCAGATGAAATGCTGAGCCGAGGGTTTAAGGATCAAATCTATGAGattttccaaaaattaaatacaagtatTCAG gtggtgtTGCTTTCTGCCACAATGCCAACGGATGTGTTGGAAGTGACCAAAAAATTCATGAGAGATCCCATTCGAATTCTGGTGAAAAAGGAAGAATTGACCCTTGAAGGAATTAAACAGTTTTATATTAATGTTGAAAGAGAG GAATGGAAGTTGGATACACTTTGTGACTTGTATGAGACACTGACGATTACACAGGCTGTTATTTTTCTCAATACAAGGCGTAAGGTGGACTGGCTCACTGAGAAAATGCATGCCAGGGATTTCACAGTTTCTGCTCTG CATGGTGACATGGACCAGAAGGAAAGAGATGTTATCATGAGGGAATTCCGATCAGGGTCAAGCCGTGTTCTGATCACTACTGACTTGTTG GCTCGTGGGATTGATGTGCAACAAGTGTCATTGGTTATAAACTATGATCTACCTACCAATCGTGAAAACTATATTCACAG AATTGGCAGAGGGGGTCGATTTGGGAGGAAAGGTGTGGCTATAAACTTTGTTACTGAAGAAGACAAGAGGATTCTTCGTGACATTGAGACTTTCTACAATACTACAGTGGAGGAAATGCCAATGAATGTGGCTGACCTTATTTAA